One Halolamina litorea genomic window carries:
- a CDS encoding KH domain-containing protein produces MQHVTVPQDRIGVVIGSGGETMREIEERAGVRLDIDSEDGSVGIETVGDPLDAMDAPDIVKAIGRGFKPDTALELLESDMRRLDLIDLAEQTRNDNDLQRKKGRLIGENGRTRELMEDLTGANVVIYGSTLGIIGEPEEVDAVRRAAGMLLDGAPHGAVYSFLERKHNEMQQGWNVRERT; encoded by the coding sequence ATGCAACACGTAACGGTCCCACAGGACCGCATCGGCGTCGTCATCGGCTCCGGGGGTGAGACCATGCGGGAGATCGAGGAGCGCGCGGGCGTGCGTCTCGACATCGACTCCGAGGACGGCTCGGTCGGCATCGAGACCGTCGGCGACCCGCTCGACGCGATGGACGCGCCGGACATCGTGAAGGCGATCGGACGCGGTTTCAAGCCCGACACCGCACTGGAACTGCTCGAGAGCGACATGCGCCGGCTCGACCTGATCGACCTCGCCGAACAGACCCGCAACGACAACGACCTCCAGCGCAAGAAGGGCCGCCTGATCGGCGAGAACGGCCGGACCCGGGAGCTGATGGAGGACCTCACCGGCGCGAACGTCGTGATCTACGGCTCGACGCTCGGGATCATCGGCGAGCCCGAGGAGGTCGACGCCGTCCGGCGCGCCGCCGGGATGCTGCTCGACGGCGCCCCTCACGGCGCGGTCTACTCGTTCCTCGAACGGAAACACAACGAGATGCAGCAGGGCTGGAACGTCCGCGAACGGACGTAA
- a CDS encoding ArsR/SmtB family transcription factor: MNDPDGFDVAEAFSLLGDETRVAVLRTLAEAADEPLGFAELRERVGVEDSGRFNYHLGKLVDRFVRKDDEGYRLTYAGTRVVGAIHEGTYAAGEPLEPVRVGADCPACGDVLELSYAEERITVACRDCETVVTAFGFPPGALAGRDPEELPGVLARHVEALFVRLRAGLCSNCSGPVPPTFTVDEDGVGVEFDCERCHEHAHTSLESLLLSDPAVIAFHHDHGVDVRTDTPWALSWIRESTAERLDGEPARYAVSGQLGDERLRVVVDESLTVVETERSTA, translated from the coding sequence ATGAACGATCCCGACGGGTTCGACGTCGCCGAGGCGTTCTCTCTGCTGGGCGACGAGACGCGGGTGGCGGTGCTCCGGACGCTGGCGGAGGCGGCGGACGAGCCGCTGGGCTTCGCGGAACTGCGCGAGCGCGTCGGCGTCGAGGACTCCGGGCGCTTCAACTACCACCTCGGGAAGCTCGTCGACCGGTTCGTGCGGAAGGACGACGAGGGGTATCGGCTCACCTACGCCGGCACCCGGGTCGTCGGCGCCATCCACGAGGGGACGTACGCCGCCGGGGAGCCGCTGGAGCCGGTGCGTGTCGGCGCCGACTGCCCGGCGTGTGGCGATGTGTTGGAGCTGAGCTACGCCGAGGAACGGATCACCGTCGCCTGTAGGGACTGTGAGACCGTCGTGACCGCCTTCGGCTTCCCGCCGGGCGCCCTCGCCGGCCGCGACCCCGAGGAGCTCCCGGGCGTGCTCGCGAGACACGTCGAGGCGCTGTTCGTCCGGCTCCGTGCCGGGCTCTGTAGCAACTGTTCCGGGCCGGTCCCGCCGACGTTCACCGTCGACGAGGACGGGGTCGGGGTCGAGTTCGACTGCGAGCGTTGCCACGAACACGCCCACACCTCGCTGGAGAGCCTGCTGTTGAGCGACCCGGCGGTCATTGCCTTCCACCACGACCACGGCGTCGACGTACGGACGGACACGCCGTGGGCGCTGTCGTGGATCCGGGAGAGTACCGCCGAGCGCCTCGACGGCGAGCCGGCGCGCTACGCGGTCAGCGGCCAGTTGGGTGACGAGCGGCTCCGCGTCGTCGTCGACGAGTCGCTTACAGTCGTCGAAACCGAGCGTTCGACCGCGTGA
- a CDS encoding MFS transporter → MHVARSNRSFRSLLVGRLVTNAGDSLYSVAAMWLVWELSASPGVTAVAGFLTRLPTVLQLFAGPLVDRWPLGRVLVGTQVVQAVLVLAVPAAWAVDALTVGVVLTVMPLLALCNQLVYPAQAAAVPRLVEKAKLVEANSALALAYQSSDLVFNAVAGLLVAAVGAVALYLVDSVTFVVAALLFLSVRIPPAEAEGAESAGDDTAAEPTTAPVADGGVDAEESFLRSYLADLREGLGYVRGTVIVHLLAGGVIANFALAATMPILPAFGDGMGGATAYGGLLAAIAAGSLVGSLLANRLSGQPYGRLAAVGFGAGGLCWLAAVAVPGTLATLLLLGLAAVPIGVTNVVAAAMIQSLVPEALLGRVSSVATSMTVAMTPVGALAGGVVAETVGLTAAVALGGLGLLFIAVYTLSIPRLRRLPPAGELETLAR, encoded by the coding sequence ATGCACGTCGCTCGTTCGAACCGATCGTTCCGGTCGCTCCTCGTGGGGCGGCTGGTCACCAACGCCGGCGACAGCCTCTACAGCGTCGCCGCGATGTGGCTCGTCTGGGAACTCAGCGCCTCGCCGGGGGTCACCGCCGTCGCCGGCTTCCTCACCCGACTGCCGACCGTCCTCCAACTGTTCGCCGGCCCGCTGGTGGATCGCTGGCCGCTCGGGCGAGTCTTGGTTGGCACGCAGGTCGTGCAGGCCGTCTTGGTGCTCGCGGTGCCGGCGGCGTGGGCCGTCGACGCTCTGACCGTCGGCGTCGTGCTGACGGTGATGCCGCTGCTGGCGCTGTGCAACCAGTTGGTCTACCCGGCACAGGCCGCCGCTGTCCCGCGGTTGGTCGAGAAGGCGAAGCTGGTGGAGGCGAACTCCGCGCTGGCGTTGGCCTACCAGAGTTCCGACCTCGTGTTCAACGCCGTCGCCGGCTTGCTGGTCGCCGCGGTGGGCGCGGTGGCGCTCTACCTCGTCGACTCGGTGACGTTCGTCGTCGCCGCGTTGCTGTTCCTCTCGGTACGGATCCCGCCCGCGGAGGCCGAGGGGGCCGAATCCGCGGGTGACGACACGGCCGCGGAGCCCACGACGGCGCCCGTCGCCGACGGCGGCGTCGACGCGGAGGAGTCGTTCCTCCGCTCGTACCTCGCCGACCTGCGCGAGGGGCTGGGCTACGTCCGCGGGACGGTGATCGTCCACCTGCTGGCCGGGGGCGTGATCGCGAACTTCGCGCTGGCGGCGACGATGCCGATCCTCCCGGCGTTCGGCGACGGGATGGGCGGGGCAACGGCTTACGGCGGGCTGCTGGCGGCGATCGCGGCCGGCTCACTGGTCGGCTCGCTGCTCGCCAATCGGCTGAGCGGCCAGCCCTACGGCCGACTCGCGGCCGTCGGCTTCGGCGCCGGCGGGCTCTGCTGGCTCGCGGCGGTCGCGGTTCCCGGCACGCTGGCAACGCTCCTGTTGCTCGGGCTGGCAGCAGTCCCCATCGGCGTCACCAACGTCGTCGCGGCGGCGATGATCCAGTCGCTAGTGCCGGAGGCGCTGCTGGGTCGCGTGTCGAGCGTCGCGACGAGCATGACGGTCGCGATGACGCCCGTCGGCGCGCTCGCCGGCGGGGTCGTCGCCGAGACGGTGGGCCTGACGGCGGCCGTGGCGCTTGGCGGGCTCGGACTGCTGTTCATCGCCGTCTACACCCTCTCGATTCCGCGGCTTCGTCGCCTGCCGCCGGCCGGCGAACTGGAGACGCTCGCCCGATGA